The genomic window TGCCTCCCGCACCCGCGCCGATCGACTACGCGAGCATGACGCCCCAGGAGTACGGGATCGAAGACGTGTTCTTCGCCTTCGACGAGTACAGCCTGACGGACGAAGCCATGAGGACGTTGAACGCCGCGTCCAGGATCATGCGGGAGCACTCCGACCTGGTCTACATGATCGAGGGCCACTGCGACGAGCGCGGCACCGTGGAATACAACCTGGCGCTGGGCGAGAGACGCGCCGTCGCCGTCCGTGATTACCTGGTCTCGCTGGGCATGCCGGCCCGCCAGCTGCGGATCACCTCCTACGGCGAGGAACGCCCCTTCGCGTTCGGCAGCAACGAGAGCGCCTGGGCGCTGAATCGCCGGGGCCACTTCTCGCGTCCCTAGGAGTCCGTGATGGGCAGAGGCTACCGCCGGGCATTGGGCCTGCTGCCGATTCTGTTACTGGCAGCAGGCTGCAGCCCGCAGTTCGAACACATCGAATCCGCGGTCGAGCGCAACCGCGACGAGATTCGTCTCGTGCGCGACGAGCAGATGATCATCCGCCGGGAGGTGGAGAGCCTCAACGCGGTGCTGCGCTCGGACCAGGGCACCGGCCTGGAGTCCTCGGCGATCCTGCAGGCCAAGATCTCGCAGATGCTGAGCAAGCTGGACCGGGTCGATCGCAAGCTTGACGACAACAACGAGTTCATGCGCAGCCTCTCCGCCCGGGTCGACCTGCTGGCCACCCGTCTCGGCCTGCCGACTCTCGGCGAGTACAAGACCGTCTCGGGCGATGCCGCCGAACTGGACGTGCTGCCGGAGGAGGGACGCGCCCTCTTCAACGCCGCCCTGCTGGACCGCGACCGCGGGAACATGGCCGCGGCCGCCGAGGGCTTCCGGGAGTTCCGGGAGCGCTACGGCCGCTCCGAGTTGACCGACGACGCCGGCTACTGGCTGGGCGAGATGGCCTACGCGGACGGCGAGTACCAGCAGGCCCTGGCACACCTGCAAGGCGTGATCGACGGCCCGCGCGACGCAGACCGGCGGGCCGACGCCCTGCTCAAGGCCGTCTTCGCCGCCCAGGCCAAGGGCGACGAAGCGGCGGCCCGGAGCTTCCTGGAGACGCTGCGGAGGGATTTCCCCGATTCGGAACAAGCCGCCCTGGCCGAGGCGGAGATGTCGAGGCCGTGAGGAAATTTGGAACGGAGGCGAGATGAACAAGATCCCAGTCCTGAAGATGGCGCGCGACCTGTCCCAACCCTTCCGTCCGGTGGAGATCACGGAACTCGACGGCGCCTATCACGCCTTCATCGTCCGCTACAGCGGCGACTACATCGCCCACAGCCATTCGGCCGACGAGTTCATCTACATCATGGAGGGCATGATCGACGTCGAGCTGAACGACAAGACGGTGACCGTGAAGCAGGGCGAGGCGATCCTGATCCCCGCCGGCACGCCGCATCGGCCGCGCTGCAAGAACATGGCCCTCGCGCTGGTCACCGAGACCAAGGGCCTGCAGATCGAAGGACGTGAATAGGTCCGTTCGCCCCTGCCTCGATCATCCTCAGAGGCCGGCCTCGCTCGCGGGGTCGGCCATCTTCTTCTCGATCCAGAGCACGGTCTCGCGGCTGCCGACGAAAAGGGGCACGCGCTGGTGCAGAGCTGTGGGCTGGATCTCGAGGATGGGACCCTGGCCGTTGCTCGCATAGCCGCCCGCCTGCTCGGCGATCATGGCCAGGGGGGC from bacterium includes these protein-coding regions:
- a CDS encoding OmpA family protein; the protein is MYRTLLMVSVMLVALLVFAGCGSKEEPPVVTDTTPVVTEPIVAEPVVEEPTDKVPPAPAPIDYASMTPQEYGIEDVFFAFDEYSLTDEAMRTLNAASRIMREHSDLVYMIEGHCDERGTVEYNLALGERRAVAVRDYLVSLGMPARQLRITSYGEERPFAFGSNESAWALNRRGHFSRP
- a CDS encoding tetratricopeptide repeat protein; the encoded protein is MGRGYRRALGLLPILLLAAGCSPQFEHIESAVERNRDEIRLVRDEQMIIRREVESLNAVLRSDQGTGLESSAILQAKISQMLSKLDRVDRKLDDNNEFMRSLSARVDLLATRLGLPTLGEYKTVSGDAAELDVLPEEGRALFNAALLDRDRGNMAAAAEGFREFRERYGRSELTDDAGYWLGEMAYADGEYQQALAHLQGVIDGPRDADRRADALLKAVFAAQAKGDEAAARSFLETLRRDFPDSEQAALAEAEMSRP
- a CDS encoding cupin domain-containing protein; translation: MNKIPVLKMARDLSQPFRPVEITELDGAYHAFIVRYSGDYIAHSHSADEFIYIMEGMIDVELNDKTVTVKQGEAILIPAGTPHRPRCKNMALALVTETKGLQIEGRE